A genomic stretch from Caloenas nicobarica isolate bCalNic1 chromosome 3, bCalNic1.hap1, whole genome shotgun sequence includes:
- the MRAP2 gene encoding melanocortin-2 receptor accessory protein 2 isoform X2, with product MFFVLTLLTKTGAPHQDNAEPSEKRFRMNSFVADFGRPLESERVFSRQIPEESRSLFHFCINEVEHLDKAKQSQKCPGLESNIHFQEVPRSSGMFEEDLNCLTKFNIPNFVNTEQNSSLGDDDLLISEPPIFLESKSVMQSSHRILD from the exons ATGTTTTTTGTCCTGACCCTGCTGACGAAGACAGGAGCACCACATCAAGA cAATGCAGAACCTTCTGAAAAAAGATTTCGCATGAACAGTTTTGTGGCAGATTTTGGAAGACCTCTAGAGTCGGAGAGGGTCTTTTCTCGTCAAATACCTGAAGAATCCCGGtcactttttcatttctgtattaatGAAGTGGAACATTtggacaaagcaaaacaaagtcaGAAATGTCCAGGTCTGGAGAGTAATATCCACTTCCAGGAAGTTCCCAGGAGCAGTGGAATGTTTGAGGAGGACTTGAACTGCCTCACAAAATTTAATATTCCTAACTTTGTCAACACGGAGCAGAACTCTTCACTAGGTGATGATGATCTCCTCATCTCAGAGCCGCCAATCTTTTTAGAAAGCAAATCAGTCATGCAATCTTCCCATCGGATCCTTGACTGA